One genomic segment of Mycolicibacterium gilvum includes these proteins:
- a CDS encoding carbohydrate kinase family protein yields the protein MRALVIGEALIDIVERGDEVTEHVGGSPLNVAVGLARLGRDVDFLTHIGTDDRGRRIAEYVESSGVHLVPGSTAAPRTATARAKLDAAGSASYSFNIEWALTGTPEVAPPLVVHTGSIAAVHEPGCLATKALIDAYHLSATFTFDPNIRAALITDADAARSRIDRLLEQADVVKASHEDLHWIDPTRTPEQVAAAWLALGPAIVVVTFGADGALAMCAAGSVRVPAGNVHVVDTVGAGDAFMTGLIDALWSADLLGADRRHRLARIDVDALTTAVRAATLTSALTVAKSGAALPDRVERDTAPASDILS from the coding sequence GTGCGGGCACTTGTCATCGGTGAAGCGCTCATCGACATCGTCGAACGCGGCGACGAGGTCACCGAACATGTCGGCGGCAGCCCCCTCAACGTCGCCGTCGGCCTCGCCCGACTGGGGCGCGACGTCGACTTCCTGACCCACATCGGCACGGACGACCGCGGGAGGCGCATCGCCGAGTACGTCGAATCCTCAGGGGTGCACCTGGTTCCGGGAAGCACCGCGGCCCCGCGCACCGCCACCGCCCGCGCAAAGCTCGACGCCGCCGGCTCGGCGAGCTATTCATTCAACATCGAGTGGGCGCTCACCGGAACACCGGAAGTCGCACCGCCACTGGTCGTGCACACCGGGTCGATCGCCGCAGTACACGAACCCGGATGTCTGGCCACCAAAGCCCTGATCGACGCGTATCACCTGTCGGCGACGTTCACGTTCGATCCGAACATCCGGGCGGCGCTGATCACCGACGCCGATGCCGCCCGGTCACGCATCGACCGACTGCTGGAGCAAGCCGACGTCGTCAAGGCCAGCCACGAGGACCTGCACTGGATCGACCCGACCCGCACGCCCGAACAGGTCGCGGCGGCATGGCTGGCTCTGGGCCCCGCAATCGTCGTCGTCACGTTCGGCGCGGACGGCGCGCTGGCGATGTGTGCCGCCGGATCGGTGCGGGTACCTGCGGGCAATGTGCACGTGGTGGACACCGTCGGGGCGGGCGACGCGTTCATGACCGGACTCATCGACGCGCTCTGGTCGGCGGATCTGCTCGGCGCCGACCGCCGACACCGCCTGGCCCGGATCGACGTCGACGCGCTGACCACCGCCGTCCGCGCGGCGACCCTGACCTCGGCGCTCACCGTCGCCAAATCGGGCGCCGCCCTGCCCGATCGTGTCGAACGCGATACCGCACCCGCATCGGACATACTGAGCTGA
- a CDS encoding Ku protein yields the protein MRSIWKGSIAFGLVNVPVKVYSATEDHDIKFHQVHEKDNGRIRYKRVCEVCGEVVEYRDIAKAYESDDGQTVIITDDDISTLPEERSREIEVLEFVPAADLDPLMYDRSYFLEPEGKSTKSYVLLAKTLAETDRVAIVNFALRNKTRLAALRVKDFSKRDVMVIHTLLWPDEIRDPDFPVLDKDVDVKPAELKMASQVVDSMTDDFNPDRYHDDYQEQLRELVQTKLEGGEAFTTEEQPQELDESEDVSDLLAKLEASVKARKAQSSGKSSDSDDSDDSDDSDDSDDSDEKDDKPAKKVPAKKSAAKKAPAKKAAKKAPAKKAAAKKG from the coding sequence ATGCGGTCCATCTGGAAGGGTTCCATCGCGTTCGGGCTGGTCAACGTCCCGGTCAAGGTGTACAGCGCCACCGAGGACCATGACATCAAGTTCCACCAGGTCCACGAGAAGGACAACGGCCGCATCCGCTACAAGCGGGTCTGCGAGGTGTGCGGCGAGGTGGTCGAGTACCGCGACATCGCCAAGGCCTACGAATCCGACGACGGCCAGACCGTGATCATCACCGACGACGACATCTCCACACTGCCCGAGGAGCGCAGTCGCGAGATCGAGGTCCTCGAGTTCGTCCCGGCCGCCGACCTCGACCCGCTGATGTACGACCGGTCGTATTTCCTGGAGCCCGAGGGCAAATCAACGAAATCCTATGTGCTGCTGGCCAAGACGCTGGCGGAAACCGACCGGGTCGCGATCGTGAACTTCGCGCTGCGCAACAAGACCCGCCTCGCCGCGCTCCGCGTCAAGGACTTCAGCAAGCGCGATGTGATGGTGATCCACACACTGCTGTGGCCCGACGAGATCCGTGACCCCGACTTCCCGGTGCTCGACAAGGACGTCGACGTCAAGCCCGCCGAGCTGAAGATGGCGAGCCAGGTCGTGGACTCGATGACCGACGACTTCAACCCCGATCGCTACCACGACGACTACCAGGAGCAGCTGCGCGAACTCGTCCAGACGAAACTCGAAGGCGGCGAGGCGTTTACCACCGAGGAGCAACCGCAGGAGCTCGACGAGTCCGAGGACGTCTCCGACCTGCTGGCCAAGCTCGAGGCGAGCGTGAAAGCGCGCAAGGCACAGAGCTCGGGCAAGTCCTCCGATTCCGACGACTCGGACGACTCGGACGACTCGGACGACTCGGACGACTCCGACGAGAAGGACGACAAGCCCGCGAAGAAGGTCCCGGCCAAGAAGTCGGCCGCGAAGAAAGCTCCGGCGAAGAAGGCCGCCAAGAAGGCTCCCGCGAAGAAGGCCGCGGCCAAGAAGGGTTAG